The following coding sequences lie in one Nerophis ophidion isolate RoL-2023_Sa unplaced genomic scaffold, RoL_Noph_v1.0 HiC_scaffold_30, whole genome shotgun sequence genomic window:
- the LOC133546512 gene encoding zinc finger protein 33B-like isoform X2, whose amino-acid sequence MCERTIAEYEEELCPTKEEKERPHQKPQVVLHRTDLNEEHLPHEQEEEPQSPHIHKEEGVPQSQHIKEGGEEPQPPHIKEEDEKPQTHNVKLTLHIEGQAEDPLILHIKKEEDDPLTPHFKEQENPLNPHIKEEETDPLTPHFKEEEEDQEPPHIKEEEEEEGISQPKWLEEFPVTGVPVKSEDDEVKGESEERGGGEPPSSSSTQHMTTEADGDHCGGSQADKLLAPLSDSEDTTSHSPDSDDEDSKDDKTCHTDNTHFTCSHCHKTFQYRRNLKRHMRRHTGEKPFICSKCGKGFVESHNLKIHMRTHTGEKPYVCSICGTCFVQRINLQVHMRRHTGEKPFTCSTCGKGFTESPSLKVHMRTHTGEKPFSCSECGKDFVQSKHLKVHMRTHTGEKSHSCSICNRSFCDRSSLVAHMRRHPGEKVLSCSVCGERLSSKYQCKKHKCAGENSSSK is encoded by the exons atgtgcgaaagaaccatagcagagtacgaggaggaactttgtccaactaaagaggagaaggagcgaccacatcaaaaacctcaagttgtgttacacagaacag ACCTCAATGAAGAACATCTACCTcatgagcaggaggaggaaccacagtccccccacatacACAAGGAAGAAGGGGTACCACAgtcccaacacatcaaagagggaggagaggagccacagcccccccacattaaagaggaagacgagaagccacagacccataatgttaaactgacccttcacattgaaggtcaagcggaggacccactgatcttacacatcaaaaaggaagaggatgatccactgacccctcactttaaggagcaagagaacccactgaaccctcacattaaagaggaagagacggacccactgacccctcactttaaagaggaagaagaggaccaagagccgccgcacattaaagaggaagaggaggaagagggcatcagtcagcctaaatggttggaggagttcccagtgactggtgtccctgtgaagagtgaagatgatgaggtgaaaggtgaaagtgaggagaggggagggggggagcctccaagcagcagctcaacacaacacatgacaacagaagctgatggagaccactgtggaggatcacaagcagacaagctcttagctccactatcagatagtgaggacacaacgtcacactctcctgactctgatgatgaagactctaaagatgataagacatgtcacactgacaacacacacttcacatgttctcactgtcacaaaacctttcaaTACCGTCgtaatctgaaaagacacatgagaagacacaccggagaaaaaccttttatctgttcaaaaTGTGGcaaaggttttgtagaaagtcacaatttgaaaatacacatgagaacacacaccggagaaaaaccttatgtctgttcaatctgtggtacatGTTTTGTACAAAGAATCAATTTgcaagtacacatgagaagacacactggtgaaaaaccttttacctgttctacctgtggtaaaggttttacagaaagtccgagtttgaaagtacacatgagaacacacactggtgaaaaacccttttcttgctcagaatgtggtaaagattttgttcaaagtaaacatttgaaagtacacatgagaacacacactggtgaaaaatcacattcctgttcaatctgcaacagaagcttttgtgaccgatcaagccttgtagcacacatgagaagacacccaggagagaaagtgttgagttgcagtgtgtgtggtgaaagattgtcttctaagtaccagtgtaagaaacacaagtgtgctggtgagaacagcagcagcaaatga
- the LOC133546512 gene encoding oocyte zinc finger protein XlCOF22-like isoform X1, with the protein MCERTIAEYEEELCPTKEEKERPHQKPQVVLHRTDVQQLPHIKKEEEDPQPPHMKEEEEEVWMSQEGECLLGQEEADVSKFPLTVVSVKTEEHEDKPPESSQLHHSPNLNEEHLPHEQEEEPQSPHIHKEEGVPQSQHIKEGGEEPQPPHIKEEDEKPQTHNVKLTLHIEGQAEDPLILHIKKEEDDPLTPHFKEQENPLNPHIKEEETDPLTPHFKEEEEDQEPPHIKEEEEEEGISQPKWLEEFPVTGVPVKSEDDEVKGESEERGGGEPPSSSSTQHMTTEADGDHCGGSQADKLLAPLSDSEDTTSHSPDSDDEDSKDDKTCHTDNTHFTCSHCHKTFQYRRNLKRHMRRHTGEKPFICSKCGKGFVESHNLKIHMRTHTGEKPYVCSICGTCFVQRINLQVHMRRHTGEKPFTCSTCGKGFTESPSLKVHMRTHTGEKPFSCSECGKDFVQSKHLKVHMRTHTGEKSHSCSICNRSFCDRSSLVAHMRRHPGEKVLSCSVCGERLSSKYQCKKHKCAGENSSSK; encoded by the exons atgtgcgaaagaaccatagcagagtacgaggaggaactttgtccaactaaagaggagaaggagcgaccacatcaaaaacctcaagttgtgttacacagaacag acgtccagcagctcCCTCACATAAAAAAGGAGgaagaggatccacagcccccccacatgaaagaggaagaggaggaagtgtggatgagtcaggaaggagagtgtcttctagggcaggaggaggctgatgtcagcaagtttccactgactgttgtctctgtgaagactgaagagcatgaagacaaaccacctgagtcctcacagcttcatcacagtccaa ACCTCAATGAAGAACATCTACCTcatgagcaggaggaggaaccacagtccccccacatacACAAGGAAGAAGGGGTACCACAgtcccaacacatcaaagagggaggagaggagccacagcccccccacattaaagaggaagacgagaagccacagacccataatgttaaactgacccttcacattgaaggtcaagcggaggacccactgatcttacacatcaaaaaggaagaggatgatccactgacccctcactttaaggagcaagagaacccactgaaccctcacattaaagaggaagagacggacccactgacccctcactttaaagaggaagaagaggaccaagagccgccgcacattaaagaggaagaggaggaagagggcatcagtcagcctaaatggttggaggagttcccagtgactggtgtccctgtgaagagtgaagatgatgaggtgaaaggtgaaagtgaggagaggggagggggggagcctccaagcagcagctcaacacaacacatgacaacagaagctgatggagaccactgtggaggatcacaagcagacaagctcttagctccactatcagatagtgaggacacaacgtcacactctcctgactctgatgatgaagactctaaagatgataagacatgtcacactgacaacacacacttcacatgttctcactgtcacaaaacctttcaaTACCGTCgtaatctgaaaagacacatgagaagacacaccggagaaaaaccttttatctgttcaaaaTGTGGcaaaggttttgtagaaagtcacaatttgaaaatacacatgagaacacacaccggagaaaaaccttatgtctgttcaatctgtggtacatGTTTTGTACAAAGAATCAATTTgcaagtacacatgagaagacacactggtgaaaaaccttttacctgttctacctgtggtaaaggttttacagaaagtccgagtttgaaagtacacatgagaacacacactggtgaaaaacccttttcttgctcagaatgtggtaaagattttgttcaaagtaaacatttgaaagtacacatgagaacacacactggtgaaaaatcacattcctgttcaatctgcaacagaagcttttgtgaccgatcaagccttgtagcacacatgagaagacacccaggagagaaagtgttgagttgcagtgtgtgtggtgaaagattgtcttctaagtaccagtgtaagaaacacaagtgtgctggtgagaacagcagcagcaaatga